The DNA segment GAGCGTGATAAAATCGTAGATTACTTACGAAATATTAAGTCCGTTGATGATATGGATTTAATTATTGCTCTTGGGATGGCCAAGGAAGGTTTCGACTGGCCCTATTGCGAACATGCCTTAACGGTTGGTTATCGTGGTTCGCTTACCGAGATTATTCAAATTATTGGTAGAGCAACCCGTGACAGCAACAATAAAACTCATGCCCAATTTACAAATCTGATTGCCCAACCTGATGCAGCCGATGATTTGGTAAAGCTTTCGGTTAATAATATGCTTAAAGCCATTACTGCTTCATTGCTTATGGAACAGGTGTTAGCTCCAAACTGGAAGTTTAAAACAAAAGTAAGTGATGATGATAAGGCAAAACCGGGTGAAATAAAAATCAGGGGATTAAAAGAACCAACTTCAAAACGTGTAAAGGATATACTAGAATCGGACTTAAATGACCTTAAAGCAACAGTATTGCAAGATGATACTATGCTTAAAGCCATGCCTGGCAATGTTGACCCAGAAGTCATCAATAAAGTGTTAATCCCTAAAATTATCAAGGTGAAATATCCTGATTTATCGGAAGATGAAGTAGAAGAAGTTCGTCAGCATGTGGTAGTAGATTCTGTAATTAAAAACGGAGAGATTAAGGAAACAGGCGATAAACGTTTCATCCGCATGGCAGGTTCCTTTGTTGATATTGATGATATTCATATTGACCTTATTGATAAGGTTAATCCTTTCCAAAAGGCTTTCGAGATACTTTCAAAATCGGTAACAACCAAAGTATTGAAAGTTATTCAAGACCATATCGAATCAACTCGCATAAAAATGGATTTTGAAGAAGCTAAGATTCTCTGGCCAAAGATTCAGGAATTTATGAAAATGTATAATAGAGAGCCAAGTCTTAAATCAAATGACCCATTGGAAAAGCGTATGGCTGAATGTATTATTTATCTGAAAGAGGAAAAACGCAAACGAGCACAGGCAAATGGATAAGGATAGCATTTTAGATGAAATATTTAGCAATGACCCCTTAGGCTTATTAAATGTTAAGCCTAAGAAATCTAATGCTCGAACGGCAGATGAACGTTTATTGGCTAATTTTCAGGAAATAAATGACTTTGTTAAAAACAATAGCAAAGAACCTGAACCAAACCCATCAAATATTTCAGAGTATCAATTATATTCTCGTTTAAAAAGCTTGCGTGAAGATTTGGAAAAGGTAGAACTATTAAAGCTTCACGATACCTATAACTTGTTACCAGATGTTGCAATTAATCAAGTAAACGAATCACAAGGTGAATATAACAAACCAAAAGAAATTAATTCAATTGAGGATTTGTTTGGTGATGATTCATTGAATATTCTTGGTGGTGATGATGCAGGTCTGTTTGATTTTAAGCATACACCAAAAGATTACGAAAGAGCACACGCCGATTTTATAGCTCGTAGGAAAACTTGCAAAGATTTTGGTAAATATGAACAACTACTTAAAGATGTTCAAAAGGATCTGGCAGAAGGCAAACGAAAACTAATAGACTTTAAGCAAGATAATCTTCAGGAAATGGCTTTTTACGTTCACAATGGGGTGCTTTTCTACCTTGAGAAAATTAATATCTCTCATAAAGAACATTACAAAGAAGACGGAACCAGGGTACGAGAAGATGGTCGGACACGCTGCATCTTTGAAAATGGCACGGAATCAAATATGCTTAAACGTTCGGTTGAGAAAATACTATATGCAAACGGTCGAGTAGTAACAGAAAACATTGATAAAGTAAACGAAGGCTTTCTTGAAAGCTTTAGTACTATAACTGAAGAAGATGAAGAAGCCGGATATATCTATGTTCTAATGTCAAAAAGTACCGATGAAAGAATATCTGCAATTCAAGAATTATTCAAAGTTGGTTACTCGAAAACCGATGTTGAAGAAAGAATAAAAAATGCCGAAAAAGAGCCAACTTATTTAATGGCACCAGTGCGAATAAAAGGAGCTTGGAAATGCTTTAATATGAATCCTCAGAAATTAGAGCAGCTACTTCATAATTTCTTTGGCAACTCGTGTTTAGAAATTGATGTTTTCGATGAAAAAGGAAAGCGTCATACACCAAGAGAATGGTTTATTGCCCCTTTCGAAGTGATTGAGCAAGCAATTGAATTGATTATTAATGGAAAGATTGTGAAGTACAGGTATGACGAGGAAAATGGTGTGATAGTGTTGAGGTAGCCAGCTCCTTAAGTGGGTGTGATTACATTAAGCTGATTATAAATTAAAGAATATGTATATTTCAAAAACTATAATTAAAGGATTTAGAGCATTTAATACAGAGGGTGCTACGATGGTCTTGAAAAATAGAATAAATGCCTTTATCGGATTAAATAGTTCTGGGAAAACGGCTGCTTTAGAAGCTTTGACAAAAATTTTTGGTGTTACTAAAAATGAAAGAGATATTTTAAAACAAGATTTTCATGTTGCTCATGAAGAAGATATAGACTCAATTGAAGAAAAGTCATTATCAATAGAAGTACAAATGAACTTTGGTGATTCAGACAAAGAATCTATTCCTCATTTTTTTAATCAAATGGTTGTTGACGATGAAGGAGAGAAACCTTATATACGGATTAGATTAGAAAGCACTTGGTATAAAAGTGAATTTACAGATGAAGGAGAGATTGAAACATCAATATTTTTCGTAACTGTTCCAGAGGGAGAAATTGAAGATGAAGATTCAAAACGTGTTTTCCCAAAACATTTGAGAGGATTAATCCAAGTTTTATATATTCCTGCAATTAGAAAACCAAGTGACCAAATTCGTTATGTTTCAGGTTCAATACTTTATCGTGTTTTACATTTGTTAAACTTTGATGATAAATTCAAAGAAGATTTTAGTGATAAAGCAGAAGAAATTAATGACCTATTTAAAGAGTTAAATGAGTTCAATGAAATTCAATCGTCATTAACCACTTATTGGAAGAAATTTCACAAAGACGAAAGGTATAAACAAACAAGTTTAGGCTTTGGTAATAGTGACTTAGATTCAATATTGAAGAAATTGGAAGTGTCTTTCAGTCCAACCGAAACAAATAGGGCATTTCAAATAAATGATTTAGGAGAAGGATATAGGTCATTATTCTATCTTACTCTTGTTTGTGCTTTATTGGAGGTTGAGGAGAAAATTATAAAAGAAGACGATGATAAGATTAGACCTGTTTTAACAATTTTAGCAGTTGAAGAACCTGAAAATCATATTGCTCCTCAATTACTTGGAAGAGTAATTAGTATTTTAACATCTATTTCAACTAAGGAAAAAACGCAAGTGTTTTTATCTTCTCATACTCCTGCAATAATTAAAAGAATTGACCCAGAATCAATATTTCATTTTAGGGTTGATAATCAATACAAAGCAGAGATTAATTCAATTTTATTACCTAAAAAGAAAGATGAAGCTTATAAGTATGTGAAAGAAGCTATTAGAAACTATCCTGAAATATATTTTGCAAAACTAGCTGTTATTGGCGAAGGCGATAGTGAAGAAGTATTGTTCAATCGTCTGATGGAAACTAATAAAGTTGATTTCGATGACAACATAATTACATTTGTTCCATTAGGACACCGATTTGTCAATCATATCTGGAAGTTATTAGATGTATTAAATATACCCTATGTTACATTACTTGATTTAGATATAGAAAGAAATGGTGGAGGTTGGGGACGAATTAAATATATTCTTCAGCAATTAATTGATGCTGGTTATGATAGAGATGAACTATTAGAGTTAGAAGGGGGTGAAATAATGACTGATGAGCGTTTTTCAAAGATGCATACATGGACATATAAAGATAATAAGTTAAAAAGTGTTTTATCATGGGTGAAGTTTCTTGAAAGTTACAATGTTTATTATTCCAATCCTTTAGATTTAGATTTTTTAATGCTAGAGTATTATTCAGAAAAATATAAAAGTGCAATCCCCAAAGGTGGGGGGCCGCAAATTCCGGATAAAGTAAAAGAGGATGCCAAATTCAAATCGAAATTGAAAGGTGCTATACAGGCTACTTTAAAATCGGAAGAAGCTCAAGCGTTAACATACAGTGATAAACAAAAGGAACTGATGATATGGTATAATTATCACTTCTTGGGTAGAGGAAAACCAACAACACATATTACGGCATTATCTTCAATGACAGATAAGGAACTTTCAGAAAACATGCCACCTGTATTTGAAAAGATGTTTAAGAAGATTAAAGAGTTGTTGTCATGAGGTATAGGAAAATAGAAGAGTGGATCCCTTCCGATAATCTCCAATTAGAGGATAATGCACTAAATACAGTAAAATCTGATTATAACACATTGGTTATTGCGGGACCAGGTGCAGGTAAAACTGAATTGTTAGCACAACGAGCAAGTTTTTTATTAGAAACAAATAGTTGTATTTACCCCCGTAAAATTCTTGCAATTAGTTTTAAACGAGATGCTGCGTATAACTTAAAAAATAGGGTTGATAAGAGGTGTGGCGAAAAACTTTCAAAAAGATTTGACTCTCTAACATTTGATGCATTCTCAAAGGTTATACTTGATCAGTTTTATAGAGGTTTACCCAAAGGTTATAAAATAAATTACCCTTATGATGTCATTTTAGATGAAAAGGAAATACTAGAAATATATAAAGCGATTGATATTCAATTTCACAACACTCATGACAGGAATAAAATTCTAGAATTTCATAATAGTGCTCTTCTTGTGAATAATGACGGGAAGCAAAAAAAAATGAGGGTTCAAGTATGGCAAAAACTTCTTGAAAGTAAAAGTTCAAAATTAAGCTTTAAAATGATAATGCGTCTATCTCAACTCATTATTGTATCGAACCCGAAAATAATGGATTTTCTACAGGAAACATATAGCCATATTTTTCTTGATGAGTTTCAAGATACTACATTTCTTCAATTTGAGTTTTTAAATTCTTGTTTTGGTAATAGTAACGCAATATTTACAGCTGTTGGTGACGATAAGCAAAGAATTATGTTATGGGCCGGAGCAAAACCAGATATATTTGATACTTATATTAAAAACTATAAAGCAAAAGATTTAATCTTAGAAATGAACTTTAGATCAGCTCCAAGATTAGTAGAATTACAAAATCACCTTATTTCAAAACTCTTGAATAAAAGTGATTTAGTAAAATCTTCAGATAAATGGAATAAAGAAGAAGGAGAAGCTTTTGTATGGGTATATGACAACCAACAAAAAGAAACTGAGCATTTATTCAAAGAAGTCAAAAGGTGGATTGAAAATGAAGATATAACACCACGAGATATTTGTATACTTGTCAAACAACAGCTTGGTGTTTATGCAGGTGAAATTATTGACTTTTTTAACCAGAATGGTATTAAAGCAAGAGATGAGAATCAATTGCAAGACTTATTGTCAGATGACTTGATTGTATTTGTTCTAAATACAATCACTCTTTTGTCTGACACCAAAAGTCTTGATGAAAAAACACAAGCTATAAATTTTCTTATTAATACTTCCTCAGTATATGAGGATGATGAAATAATGAAGCTTGAAAATAAATTCAATAAGTTCATTAGACAACTTATAAATAAGGATTTAGACCCAAAGGAGTTAGTTAATGAAATAATTAAATTTGTTTCAATTGATAGAATTAAGGCTAATTTTCCAAATTATAGAAATCCCAAGTTTTTAAAAGATATGTTAAATAAACTGTCAGAATCATTGGGGAAATATAAGGAAGAAAGTGAA comes from the Saccharicrinis fermentans DSM 9555 = JCM 21142 genome and includes:
- a CDS encoding DEAD/DEAH box helicase, with translation MPDIVNVQYQQTGKSKSTNQYGMREMQERAFEYRDAQYLLIKSPPASGKSRALMFLGLDKLVNQGIKKVIVAVPERSIGSSFATTELKKFGFFADWEPDDTYNLCTPGGDGSKSKVQAFQNFMANGEQILICTHATFRFACEELDENTFNNILIAIDEFHHVSADAENRLGDLLREIMSKSSAHIIAMTGSYFRGDSIPVLKPEDEEKFTKVTYNYYEQLNGYEFLKSLGIGYHFYQGRYTDAIMEILNTDQKTILHIPNVNSGESTKDKHNEVDFILDAIGSVTKQDKETGVIHIKRHSDGKILKVADLVEDNPRERDKIVDYLRNIKSVDDMDLIIALGMAKEGFDWPYCEHALTVGYRGSLTEIIQIIGRATRDSNNKTHAQFTNLIAQPDAADDLVKLSVNNMLKAITASLLMEQVLAPNWKFKTKVSDDDKAKPGEIKIRGLKEPTSKRVKDILESDLNDLKATVLQDDTMLKAMPGNVDPEVINKVLIPKIIKVKYPDLSEDEVEEVRQHVVVDSVIKNGEIKETGDKRFIRMAGSFVDIDDIHIDLIDKVNPFQKAFEILSKSVTTKVLKVIQDHIESTRIKMDFEEAKILWPKIQEFMKMYNREPSLKSNDPLEKRMAECIIYLKEEKRKRAQANG
- a CDS encoding ATP-dependent nuclease produces the protein MYISKTIIKGFRAFNTEGATMVLKNRINAFIGLNSSGKTAALEALTKIFGVTKNERDILKQDFHVAHEEDIDSIEEKSLSIEVQMNFGDSDKESIPHFFNQMVVDDEGEKPYIRIRLESTWYKSEFTDEGEIETSIFFVTVPEGEIEDEDSKRVFPKHLRGLIQVLYIPAIRKPSDQIRYVSGSILYRVLHLLNFDDKFKEDFSDKAEEINDLFKELNEFNEIQSSLTTYWKKFHKDERYKQTSLGFGNSDLDSILKKLEVSFSPTETNRAFQINDLGEGYRSLFYLTLVCALLEVEEKIIKEDDDKIRPVLTILAVEEPENHIAPQLLGRVISILTSISTKEKTQVFLSSHTPAIIKRIDPESIFHFRVDNQYKAEINSILLPKKKDEAYKYVKEAIRNYPEIYFAKLAVIGEGDSEEVLFNRLMETNKVDFDDNIITFVPLGHRFVNHIWKLLDVLNIPYVTLLDLDIERNGGGWGRIKYILQQLIDAGYDRDELLELEGGEIMTDERFSKMHTWTYKDNKLKSVLSWVKFLESYNVYYSNPLDLDFLMLEYYSEKYKSAIPKGGGPQIPDKVKEDAKFKSKLKGAIQATLKSEEAQALTYSDKQKELMIWYNYHFLGRGKPTTHITALSSMTDKELSENMPPVFEKMFKKIKELLS
- a CDS encoding UvrD-helicase domain-containing protein; this translates as MRYRKIEEWIPSDNLQLEDNALNTVKSDYNTLVIAGPGAGKTELLAQRASFLLETNSCIYPRKILAISFKRDAAYNLKNRVDKRCGEKLSKRFDSLTFDAFSKVILDQFYRGLPKGYKINYPYDVILDEKEILEIYKAIDIQFHNTHDRNKILEFHNSALLVNNDGKQKKMRVQVWQKLLESKSSKLSFKMIMRLSQLIIVSNPKIMDFLQETYSHIFLDEFQDTTFLQFEFLNSCFGNSNAIFTAVGDDKQRIMLWAGAKPDIFDTYIKNYKAKDLILEMNFRSAPRLVELQNHLISKLLNKSDLVKSSDKWNKEEGEAFVWVYDNQQKETEHLFKEVKRWIENEDITPRDICILVKQQLGVYAGEIIDFFNQNGIKARDENQLQDLLSDDLIVFVLNTITLLSDTKSLDEKTQAINFLINTSSVYEDDEIMKLENKFNKFIRQLINKDLDPKELVNEIIKFVSIDRIKANFPNYRNPKFLKDMLNKLSESLGKYKEESENVYEAVQKLLGKDSVPIMTIHKSKGLEYNSIIFVGLEDGAFWSFEKQPDEDKCAFFVALSRAKERVAFTYSKTRKDKWDNLRNQDFKKIRVIFDELQNSGLVEFKHIVD
- a CDS encoding GIY-YIG nuclease family protein → MDKDSILDEIFSNDPLGLLNVKPKKSNARTADERLLANFQEINDFVKNNSKEPEPNPSNISEYQLYSRLKSLREDLEKVELLKLHDTYNLLPDVAINQVNESQGEYNKPKEINSIEDLFGDDSLNILGGDDAGLFDFKHTPKDYERAHADFIARRKTCKDFGKYEQLLKDVQKDLAEGKRKLIDFKQDNLQEMAFYVHNGVLFYLEKINISHKEHYKEDGTRVREDGRTRCIFENGTESNMLKRSVEKILYANGRVVTENIDKVNEGFLESFSTITEEDEEAGYIYVLMSKSTDERISAIQELFKVGYSKTDVEERIKNAEKEPTYLMAPVRIKGAWKCFNMNPQKLEQLLHNFFGNSCLEIDVFDEKGKRHTPREWFIAPFEVIEQAIELIINGKIVKYRYDEENGVIVLR